The Borrelia hispanica CRI genome contains a region encoding:
- a CDS encoding DUF276 domain-containing protein (DUF276 is restricted to Borreliella and related spirochetes.) has product KNHLYLNVDAKIRDIYTRIANNNYGDMGISFEYQDFFAPVNEIKGVHCIDVSVALKENLNTKINEINDNEFKNNENIQVEENEILDFDFTSDRLLINISS; this is encoded by the coding sequence AAAAATCATCTATATCTTAATGTTGACGCTAAAATTAGAGATATTTACACCAGAATTGCAAATAATAATTATGGTGATATGGGAATTAGTTTTGAATATCAAGATTTCTTTGCTCCTGTGAATGAAATTAAGGGCGTACACTGCATTGATGTCTCTGTTGCTCTAAAAGAAAACTTGAATACAAAAATTAATGAGATCAATGATAACGAATTTAAGAATAATGAAAATATTCAGGTTGAAGAAAATGAAATTCTTGATTTTGATTTTACTTCTGATAGATTGTTAATCAATATATCC